One part of the Quercus lobata isolate SW786 chromosome 7, ValleyOak3.0 Primary Assembly, whole genome shotgun sequence genome encodes these proteins:
- the LOC115952890 gene encoding pentatricopeptide repeat-containing protein At5g15010, mitochondrial-like, with product MRNMMRVRFSNLSVFSILLQTHVKSTCFYYSYVVVKPISPASLFNLNPCSTFSAMAMKPHLQFFSSSTTSPNSTYAASNVPLIIETKEDASISDDDDNDEDYEDDETHFRPLSSGDESLTRDIRTIVGILGELGSNPSGTKNELERGGITASSELVVGVLSHFRSNWEAAFTFFLWAAKQPGYTHSVREYHSMISILGKMRKFDTAWALIDEMRMKGGLSSSPTSPSLVTPQTLLIMIRRYCAVHDVGRAINTFYAYKRFKFEVGIDEFQGLLSALCRYKNVPDAEHMLFCNKNVFPFNTKSFNIILNGWCNVIVSPREGERIWREMSKRGIQHDVVSYGCLISCYSKACNLNKVLKLFNRMKEMEIVPDRKVYNAVIHALAKGRLVKEAINLMKTMEDKGIAPNIVSYNSLIKPLCRARKIEEAREVFDDMLCRGLSPTIRTYHAFFRILRTGDEVFVLLEKMRKMGCHPNTDTYIMLIRKFCRWRQLDNVFKLWSEMIQNGVDPDRSSYIVLIHGLFLNGKLEEAHKYYIEMKERHLIPEPKTDEMLQAWLSSKHISECQMKDLERNRLDCSQSGKNARVITRRFDQTRDFRRQPETRRVVRERGFSLWEK from the coding sequence ATGCGGAACATGATGAGAGTAAGATTTTCTAACCTCTCCGTATTCTCAATTCTGCTTCAAACCCATGTCAAATCCACCTGTTTCTATTACTCTTATGTTGTTGTAAAGCCCATCAGTCCTGCTAGTCTTTTTAACTTGAACCCTTGTAGTACTTTTTCTGCTATGGCTATGAAACCCCACCTGCAATTTTTCTCGTCTTCTACTACTTCCCCAAACTCAACATATGCAGCCTCAAATGTACCTTTGATTatagaaacaaaagaagatgCTTCTattagtgatgatgatgataatgatgaagaCTATGAAGATGATGAGACACACTTCAGACCTTTGAGTTCAGGAGATGAGAGTCTCACCCGAGACATAAGGACTATTGTTGGTATATTAGGTGAACTGGGAAGCAATCCATCTGGAACAAAAAACGAGCTTGAGCGTGGTGGGATTACTGCCTCATCAGAATTGGTTGTGGGGGTGCTCTCACATTTTCGCAGCAACTGGGAAGCTGCATTCACCTTCTTTCTATGGGCTGCCAAGCAGCCAGGTTACACTCATTCCGTGCGAGAATACCATTCCATGATCTCTATTCTTGGGAAAATGAGAAAGTTCGACACTGCATGGGCCTTGATTGATGAGATGAGAATGAAAGGTGGTCTGAGTTCTAGTCCGACTAGTCCATCTCTTGTGACTCCTCAGACTCTCTTAATCATGATTAGGAGATATTGTGCTGTACATGACGTGGGGAGGGCTATAAATACTTTTTATGCCTACAAGCGGTTTAAGTTTGAAGTTGGCATTGATGAATTCCAAGGCCTTCTCTCTGCCCTTTGCAGGTACAAGAACGTGCCAGACGCTGAGCACATGCTCTTCTGCAACAAGAATGTCTTCCCATTTAATACCAAGAGCTTTAACATTATCCTCAATGGATGGTGCAATGTGATTGTTAGTCCCcgggagggagagagaatttGGAGGGAGATGAGCAAGAGAGGTATTCAACATGATGTTGTCTCGTATGGATGCCTCATATCTTGCTATTCAAAAGCATGTAATCTGAATAAGGTGCTCAAGCTCTTCAACAGGATGAAGGAAATGGAGATTGTTCCAGATAGGAAAGTTTACAATGCTGTCATTCATGCTCTTGCAAAAGGTAGGCTTGTGAAAGAAGCTATCAATCTCATGAAAACAATGGAAGATAAGGGTATTGCTCCAAATATTGTCTCTTATAACTCACTGATCAAGCCTCTCTGCAGGGCCCGTAAAATTGAAGAAGCTAGAGAAGTCTTTGATGATATGTTATGCCGTGGCCTCTCCCCTACCATTCGGACTTACCATGCCTTCTTCCGGATTTTAAGGACAGGGGATGAAGTGTTTGTGCTCTTGGAAAAGATGAGAAAGATGGGCTGCCACCCAAATACTGATACCTACATAATGTTGATTAGGAAATTTTGCCGGTGGCGCCAACTTGATAATGTCTTCAAGTTGTGGAGTGAGATGATTCAGAATGGAGTTGACCCTGATCGGAGCTCATATATTGTGCTAATACATGGCCTATTTTTGAACGGAAAGTTGGAGGAGGCCCACAAATATTACATAGAGATGAAAGAGAGACACTTAATACCAGAACCAAAGACAGATGAGATGCTTCAGGCTTGGTTGTCTAGTAAGCATATATCAGAGTGTCAGATGAAAGATTTAGAACGCAATCGATTAGATTGTAGTCAGTCAGGCAAGAATGCAAGGGTTATAACCAGGAGATTTGATCAAACAAGAGATTTTCGACGCCAACCTGAAACTAGAAGAGTTGTCAGAGAGCGGGGCTTTTCTTTATGGGAGAAATAG